In one window of Oryza sativa Japonica Group chromosome 9, ASM3414082v1 DNA:
- the LOC4347534 gene encoding phytyl ester synthase 1, chloroplastic isoform X2 yields the protein MHCSCRGGAKSRYRFGTSFHKSQLQSLSVFLDLVPEPFHLTTPQLLNFLTGNFMKIPSTIVGRGFSFQEAGQALSEITTSLLPSLMSLLDVLPKESIVWKLKMLRTASSFVNSRLHAVKAQTLVLASWNDELLPSREEAERLRDALEKCRIRNFKDNGHKILLEAEFDLATAIKGAGYYRRSLETDFVSDYLPLTPDEFQKATDHIRMLQYIANPVMLSTLPDGKIVRGLSGLPKQGPAVIVGYHMLLGFELGPLVTGVLRSSGIHIRGLAHPFMFDKKKEKIMPDPSYYDMHRIMGAVPVTAGNFYKLLAEKHFVLLYPGGAREALHRKGEEYKLFWPEQSEFVRMASRFGATIIPFGVVGEDDICDMLLDYDDLMKIPFYDILDRMLNEDGVKLRTDSTGELKYQRIHPVVAAPKIPGRFYFIFGKPIETRGREKELRDKENAQHLYLNVKSEVESCMKYLKEKREKDPYRNILARLLYQMVHGLDAEVPTFDP from the exons ATGCATTGCTCTTGCCGTGGCGGCGCGAAATCCAGATATCGATTTG GAACATCTTTCCATAAGTCTCAGCTGCAGTCTCTCTCAGTCTTCTTGGATTTGGTCCCTGAACCGTTCCATTTAACCACACCGCAGTTGCTGAATTTCCTGACAG GCAACTTCATGAAGATACCGTCGACTATTGTTGGGCGTGGTTTTTCATTTCAAGAAGCTGGTCAAGCACTATCAGAGATCACCACTAGTCTATTGCCTTCTCTTATG TCTTTGCTTGATGTTCTGCCAAAGGAATCTATTGTTTGGAAGTTGAAAATGCTGAGAACAGCGTCATCATTTGTCAATTCCCGTTTGCATGCAGTTAAAGCGCAGACTTTGGTGCTTGCTAG ttGGAATGATGAACTGCTACCAAGCCGAGAAGAAGCTGAAAGGCTACGTGACGCTCTAGAGAAATGCAGAATCCGTAATTTCAAAGACAACGGTCACAAAATATTGCTG GAAGCTGAATTTGATCTGGCAACGGCCATCAAAGGAGCTGGGTACTATCGCCGCTCGTTGGAGACGGACTTTGTTTCGGACTATCTGCCACTGACTCCTGATGAATTTCAGAAGGCAACTGATCACATCAG GATGTTGCAGTACATAGCAAACCCAGTGATGCTATCAACACTGCCTGATGGAAAGATTGTGAGGGGTTTGTCAGGCCTACCCAAGCAAGGTCCTGCAGTGATTGTTGGGTACCACATGCTGTTGGGGTTTGAGCTCGGACCTCTGGTGACCGGAGTGCTGAGAAGCTCTGGGATCCACATCAGAGGCTTGGCTCATCCCTTCATGTTTGacaagaagaaggagaagatcATGCCGGATCCGTCCTACTACGATATGCATCGGATCATGGGCGCCGTGCCTGTCACCGCAGGCAATTTTTACAAGCTTCTCGCGGAGAAGCACTTCGTGTTGCTGTACCCGGGAGGCGCGCGAGAAGCGCTTCATAGAAAG GGAGAGGAGTATAAGTTGTTTTGGCCAGAGCAGTCTGAATTTGTGAGGATGGCATCAAGGTTTGGAGCAACAATAATACCATTTGGAGTAGTTGGAGAAGATGATATATGTGAT ATGTTGTTAGACTACGACGATCTTATGAAGATTCCATTCTATGACATCCTTGACAGGATGCTAAATGAAGATGGTGTGAAACTAAG GACTGATTCTACCGGAGAATTAAAATATCAAAGAATCCATCCAGTAGTGGCTGCCCCAAAGATACCAGGGAGGTTTTATTTCATCTTTGGGAAGCCAATTGAAACAAGAG GGAGAGAAAAGGAACTAAGAGACAAAGAGAACGCCCAACACCTCTACCTGAATGTTAAGTCCGAAGTTGAGAGCTGCATGAAGTATCTaaaggagaaaagagagaaggacCCTTACAGGAATATACTCGCCAGGCTTCTCTATCAGATGGTTCATGGTCTTGATGCAGAAGTTCCCACATTTGATCCGTGA
- the LOC4347534 gene encoding phytyl ester synthase 1, chloroplastic isoform X1, whose translation MPMPATVAAAPRPLLPGLPRRGTAPPRGRWSASAASAASRGVAAKAARRGVREYVEAAREMVRRPDGGPARWFSPLECGGGGGRLPGAPTMLYLPGIDGVGLGLIRHHERLAKMFDMWCLHIPVEDCTSFEGLVEYVESAVKSEGQRARDRPVYLVGESVGACIALAVAARNPDIDLVLILVNPGTSFHKSQLQSLSVFLDLVPEPFHLTTPQLLNFLTGNFMKIPSTIVGRGFSFQEAGQALSEITTSLLPSLMSLLDVLPKESIVWKLKMLRTASSFVNSRLHAVKAQTLVLASWNDELLPSREEAERLRDALEKCRIRNFKDNGHKILLEAEFDLATAIKGAGYYRRSLETDFVSDYLPLTPDEFQKATDHIRMLQYIANPVMLSTLPDGKIVRGLSGLPKQGPAVIVGYHMLLGFELGPLVTGVLRSSGIHIRGLAHPFMFDKKKEKIMPDPSYYDMHRIMGAVPVTAGNFYKLLAEKHFVLLYPGGAREALHRKGEEYKLFWPEQSEFVRMASRFGATIIPFGVVGEDDICDMLLDYDDLMKIPFYDILDRMLNEDGVKLRTDSTGELKYQRIHPVVAAPKIPGRFYFIFGKPIETRGREKELRDKENAQHLYLNVKSEVESCMKYLKEKREKDPYRNILARLLYQMVHGLDAEVPTFDP comes from the exons ATGCCGatgccggcgacggtggcggcagcgcCGCGGCCCCTCCTGCCCGGCCTGCCACGCCGcgggacggcgccgccgcgggggcggtggagcgcgtccgcggcgtcggcggcgtcgcggggCGTGGCCGCGAAGGCGGCGAGGAGAGGGGTGAGGGAGTAcgtggaggcggcgcgggagatGGTGCGGCGGCCGGACGGCGGCCCGGCGAGGTGGTTCTCGCCGctggagtgcggcggcggcggagggcggctgCCCGGCGCGCCCACGATGCTCTACTTGCCCG GAATTGATGGAGTTGGCTTAGGACTGATCCGGCATCATGAGAGATTAGCAAA GATGTTTGATATGTGGTGCTTACATATACCTGTTGAAGATTGTACGTCCTTTGAAG GACTAGTTGAGTATGTGGAGAGTGCAGTGAAATCAGAGGGCCAGAGAGCAAGAGACAGACCAGTCTATCTAGTCGGAGAATCCGTTGGAGCATGCATTGCTCTTGCCGTGGCGGCGCGAAATCCAGATATCGATTTGGTATTGATCCTAGTCAACCCAG GAACATCTTTCCATAAGTCTCAGCTGCAGTCTCTCTCAGTCTTCTTGGATTTGGTCCCTGAACCGTTCCATTTAACCACACCGCAGTTGCTGAATTTCCTGACAG GCAACTTCATGAAGATACCGTCGACTATTGTTGGGCGTGGTTTTTCATTTCAAGAAGCTGGTCAAGCACTATCAGAGATCACCACTAGTCTATTGCCTTCTCTTATG TCTTTGCTTGATGTTCTGCCAAAGGAATCTATTGTTTGGAAGTTGAAAATGCTGAGAACAGCGTCATCATTTGTCAATTCCCGTTTGCATGCAGTTAAAGCGCAGACTTTGGTGCTTGCTAG ttGGAATGATGAACTGCTACCAAGCCGAGAAGAAGCTGAAAGGCTACGTGACGCTCTAGAGAAATGCAGAATCCGTAATTTCAAAGACAACGGTCACAAAATATTGCTG GAAGCTGAATTTGATCTGGCAACGGCCATCAAAGGAGCTGGGTACTATCGCCGCTCGTTGGAGACGGACTTTGTTTCGGACTATCTGCCACTGACTCCTGATGAATTTCAGAAGGCAACTGATCACATCAG GATGTTGCAGTACATAGCAAACCCAGTGATGCTATCAACACTGCCTGATGGAAAGATTGTGAGGGGTTTGTCAGGCCTACCCAAGCAAGGTCCTGCAGTGATTGTTGGGTACCACATGCTGTTGGGGTTTGAGCTCGGACCTCTGGTGACCGGAGTGCTGAGAAGCTCTGGGATCCACATCAGAGGCTTGGCTCATCCCTTCATGTTTGacaagaagaaggagaagatcATGCCGGATCCGTCCTACTACGATATGCATCGGATCATGGGCGCCGTGCCTGTCACCGCAGGCAATTTTTACAAGCTTCTCGCGGAGAAGCACTTCGTGTTGCTGTACCCGGGAGGCGCGCGAGAAGCGCTTCATAGAAAG GGAGAGGAGTATAAGTTGTTTTGGCCAGAGCAGTCTGAATTTGTGAGGATGGCATCAAGGTTTGGAGCAACAATAATACCATTTGGAGTAGTTGGAGAAGATGATATATGTGAT ATGTTGTTAGACTACGACGATCTTATGAAGATTCCATTCTATGACATCCTTGACAGGATGCTAAATGAAGATGGTGTGAAACTAAG GACTGATTCTACCGGAGAATTAAAATATCAAAGAATCCATCCAGTAGTGGCTGCCCCAAAGATACCAGGGAGGTTTTATTTCATCTTTGGGAAGCCAATTGAAACAAGAG GGAGAGAAAAGGAACTAAGAGACAAAGAGAACGCCCAACACCTCTACCTGAATGTTAAGTCCGAAGTTGAGAGCTGCATGAAGTATCTaaaggagaaaagagagaaggacCCTTACAGGAATATACTCGCCAGGCTTCTCTATCAGATGGTTCATGGTCTTGATGCAGAAGTTCCCACATTTGATCCGTGA
- the LOC4347535 gene encoding zinc finger protein CONSTANS-LIKE 14 isoform X2: MARHLHAHTHPPTAPAARPSPPPPARAPWAWSPEPEGWMTWRSCDYCGEAAAALHCRADAARLCVACDRHVHGANALSRRHVRAPLCARCEARPAAARVAAVAGAGGCGGGGEARFLCAGCADDDGAEAARVPVVGFSGCPGAAELAASWGLDLGGGGGRDEFEEDPFFPEAGYPMLAADRVLRDMYVPCDPPPEVAAGGRGRRLKGDSLCHQLAELARREMESAPAQANSGSISPSARRGSAAAIRHEAAAAAAAQRATLPYKSTPVTEAAGCGDVGNGEQFTDDNELVWQRTAPSDPPCQIWDFNLGKSRDHDEHSALELHFGPKDGGFMIKSYNDMIEEVSSSSRKDLQYIYDSTYSFATEDIVSANIYQLTPKQLSTATSGNRRHKNEQHGLTNDGPSSSRIVDVDRTLNSSPEEVAAVLAGENCITDQTVTGADQRNSLKIDSKTIAMNRDNAMQRYDKHIRYESRKMRADTRTRVKGRFVRATDIFNVGGGDGG, encoded by the exons ATGGCGCGCCACCTCCACGCCCACACGCACCCAcccaccgcgccggcggcgaggccatcacctcctcctcctgcacGTGCGCCGTGGGCGtggtcgccggagccggaggggTGGATGACGTGGCGGAGCTGCGACTActgcggggaggcggcggcggcgctgcactGCAGGGCGGACGCGGCGAGGCTGTGCGTGGCGTGCGACCGCCACGTGCACGGCGCGAACGCGCTGTCGCGGCGCCACGTGCGGGCGCCGCTCTGCGCCCGGTGCGaggcgcgccccgcggcggcgcgtgtcgccgccgtcgctggagctggaggatgcggcggcggcggggaggccaGGTTCCTTTGCGCCGGgtgcgccgacgacgacggtgcggaggcggcgagggtgcCCGTGGTGGGGTTCTCCGGATGCCCCGgggccgccgagctcgccgcgtcGTGGGGGctcgacctcggcggcggcggcggaagagatGAATTCGAGGAGGATCCGTTCTTCCCCGAGGCCGGTTACCCAATGCTGGCGGCGGATCGCGTGCTGCGGGACATGTACGTGCCCTGCGACCCgccgccggaggtcgccgccggcggacgCGGACGGCGGCTCAAAGGGGACTCGCTCTGCCACCAGCTCGCCGAGCTGGCGCGGCGTGAGATGGAATCCGCGCCGGCGCAGGCGAACTCGGGATCGATCTCCCCATCAGCTCGCCGGGGCTCTGCCGCTGCAATCCGCCATGaggctgcggcagcggcggcggcgcaaaggGCCACATTGCCGTACAAGTCCACGCcggtgacggaggcggcgggctgCGGCGATGTCGGCAACGGCGAGCAGTTCACCGACGACAACGAACTCGTGTGGCAGCGCACCGCGCCCTCCGATCCGCCATGCCAG ATATGGGATTTTAATCTAGGAAAATCAAGGGACCATGATGAGCACTCTGCACTTGAACTTCATTTCGGCCCAAAAGATGGAGGCTTTATGATCAAAAGTTATAATGACATGATTGAGGAAGTTTCCTCTAGCTCAAGGAAAGATCTTCAATATATTTATGACTCGACATACTCTTTTGCCACGGAAGATATTGTGTCGGCCAATATCTACCAGTTGACTCCAAAACAG CTGAGCACTGCCACATCCGGCAACAGGCGACACAAGAACGAGCAACACGGATTGACAAATGACGGGCCATCATCTTCGAGGATCGTTGACGTCGATAGAACTCTGAACTCTTCTCCTGAAGAAGTTGCAGCAGTTCTTGCCGGGGAGAACTGTATCACTGATCAAACTGTAACTGGAGCTGATCAGAGGAATTCCCTGAAGATCGACAGCAAAACGATCGCCATGAACAGGGACAACGCGATGCAACG GTATGACAAGCACATCCGGTACGAGTCGAGGAAGATGAGAGCCGACACGAGGACGCGGGTGAAAGGGCGCTTCGTCAGGGCCACTGACATCTTCAacgtcggtggcggcgacggcggctga
- the LOC4347535 gene encoding zinc finger protein CONSTANS-LIKE 14 isoform X1, whose translation MARHLHAHTHPPTAPAARPSPPPPARAPWAWSPEPEGWMTWRSCDYCGEAAAALHCRADAARLCVACDRHVHGANALSRRHVRAPLCARCEARPAAARVAAVAGAGGCGGGGEARFLCAGCADDDGAEAARVPVVGFSGCPGAAELAASWGLDLGGGGGRDEFEEDPFFPEAGYPMLAADRVLRDMYVPCDPPPEVAAGGRGRRLKGDSLCHQLAELARREMESAPAQANSGSISPSARRGSAAAIRHEAAAAAAAQRATLPYKSTPVTEAAGCGDVGNGEQFTDDNELVWQRTAPSDPPCQIWDFNLGKSRDHDEHSALELHFGPKDGGFMIKSYNDMIEEVSSSSRKDLQYIYDSTYSFATEDIVSANIYQLTPKQLSTATSGNRRHKNEQHGLTNDGPSSSRIVDVDRTLNSSPEEVAAVLAGENCITDQTVTGADQRNSLKIDSKTIAMNRDNAMQRYREKRKTRRYDKHIRYESRKMRADTRTRVKGRFVRATDIFNVGGGDGG comes from the exons ATGGCGCGCCACCTCCACGCCCACACGCACCCAcccaccgcgccggcggcgaggccatcacctcctcctcctgcacGTGCGCCGTGGGCGtggtcgccggagccggaggggTGGATGACGTGGCGGAGCTGCGACTActgcggggaggcggcggcggcgctgcactGCAGGGCGGACGCGGCGAGGCTGTGCGTGGCGTGCGACCGCCACGTGCACGGCGCGAACGCGCTGTCGCGGCGCCACGTGCGGGCGCCGCTCTGCGCCCGGTGCGaggcgcgccccgcggcggcgcgtgtcgccgccgtcgctggagctggaggatgcggcggcggcggggaggccaGGTTCCTTTGCGCCGGgtgcgccgacgacgacggtgcggaggcggcgagggtgcCCGTGGTGGGGTTCTCCGGATGCCCCGgggccgccgagctcgccgcgtcGTGGGGGctcgacctcggcggcggcggcggaagagatGAATTCGAGGAGGATCCGTTCTTCCCCGAGGCCGGTTACCCAATGCTGGCGGCGGATCGCGTGCTGCGGGACATGTACGTGCCCTGCGACCCgccgccggaggtcgccgccggcggacgCGGACGGCGGCTCAAAGGGGACTCGCTCTGCCACCAGCTCGCCGAGCTGGCGCGGCGTGAGATGGAATCCGCGCCGGCGCAGGCGAACTCGGGATCGATCTCCCCATCAGCTCGCCGGGGCTCTGCCGCTGCAATCCGCCATGaggctgcggcagcggcggcggcgcaaaggGCCACATTGCCGTACAAGTCCACGCcggtgacggaggcggcgggctgCGGCGATGTCGGCAACGGCGAGCAGTTCACCGACGACAACGAACTCGTGTGGCAGCGCACCGCGCCCTCCGATCCGCCATGCCAG ATATGGGATTTTAATCTAGGAAAATCAAGGGACCATGATGAGCACTCTGCACTTGAACTTCATTTCGGCCCAAAAGATGGAGGCTTTATGATCAAAAGTTATAATGACATGATTGAGGAAGTTTCCTCTAGCTCAAGGAAAGATCTTCAATATATTTATGACTCGACATACTCTTTTGCCACGGAAGATATTGTGTCGGCCAATATCTACCAGTTGACTCCAAAACAG CTGAGCACTGCCACATCCGGCAACAGGCGACACAAGAACGAGCAACACGGATTGACAAATGACGGGCCATCATCTTCGAGGATCGTTGACGTCGATAGAACTCTGAACTCTTCTCCTGAAGAAGTTGCAGCAGTTCTTGCCGGGGAGAACTGTATCACTGATCAAACTGTAACTGGAGCTGATCAGAGGAATTCCCTGAAGATCGACAGCAAAACGATCGCCATGAACAGGGACAACGCGATGCAACGGTatagagaaaagagaaagactCGCAG GTATGACAAGCACATCCGGTACGAGTCGAGGAAGATGAGAGCCGACACGAGGACGCGGGTGAAAGGGCGCTTCGTCAGGGCCACTGACATCTTCAacgtcggtggcggcgacggcggctga